One Gordonia sp. SID5947 genomic region harbors:
- the rplN gene encoding 50S ribosomal protein L14 — protein MIQQESRLRVADNTGAKEILCIRVLGGSSRRYAGIGDVIVATVKDAIPGGNVKKGEVVKAVIVRTSKERRRADGSYIRFDENAAVILKGESDPRGTRIFGPVGRELREKKFMKIVSLAPEVI, from the coding sequence GTGATTCAGCAGGAATCTCGCCTGCGGGTCGCCGACAACACCGGTGCGAAGGAAATCCTTTGTATCCGCGTGCTGGGCGGTTCCTCGCGGCGCTACGCCGGCATTGGTGATGTGATCGTCGCCACTGTCAAAGACGCCATCCCGGGCGGCAACGTCAAGAAGGGTGAGGTCGTCAAGGCGGTCATCGTGCGCACCTCCAAGGAGCGCCGTCGTGCGGACGGAAGCTACATCCGTTTCGACGAGAACGCCGCCGTCATCCTCAAGGGTGAGAGCGACCCCCGCGGTACCCGCATCTTCGGCCCGGTCGGCCGCGAGCTGCGTGAGAAGAAGTTCATGAAGATCGTGTCGCTGGCACCGGAGGTGATCTGA
- the rplX gene encoding 50S ribosomal protein L24: MKVHKGDTVIVISGKDKGAKGKVIQAYPKTQRVLVEGVNRIKKHTAASANERGAASGGIVTQEASIHVSNVMVVDSDGTPTRVGYREDAETGKKVRISRKNGKDI, from the coding sequence ATGAAGGTGCACAAGGGTGACACCGTGATCGTCATCTCGGGCAAGGACAAGGGCGCCAAGGGCAAGGTCATCCAGGCCTACCCGAAGACGCAGCGTGTCCTGGTCGAGGGCGTGAACCGAATCAAGAAGCACACCGCTGCCTCGGCCAACGAGCGTGGCGCAGCCTCCGGCGGCATCGTGACCCAGGAGGCCTCGATCCACGTCTCGAACGTGATGGTCGTCGACTCCGACGGAACTCCGACCCGCGTGGGCTACCGCGAGGACGCGGAGACCGGCAAGAAGGTCCGGATTTCCCGCAAGAACGGGAAGGACATCTGA